The following are from one region of the Nicotiana tomentosiformis chromosome 7, ASM39032v3, whole genome shotgun sequence genome:
- the LOC104093959 gene encoding uncharacterized protein isoform X3 translates to MSQRSKDKDPAWRYGDRVNEKNTNIVCKFCNKITTGGIYRFKFHLIGGDRNVTSCPKCPPEVRDEIKNFVEKKKEQKNQMSHQPLVTNLDDDGDDDIEELSLPTKRGRDAISSSHGSTGTSRTKGPIDCYFPKKPEGKSGGKDVQKIAKDILRDRAVRAFARWVYDAGLPFNCVNYTDTFGDFIEAVGQYGPGMKPPTYHEIRGPYLNKEVEETNKIVEEHKVAWNKYGCSIMMDKWTARTGKMIINVLVNSPKGSLFLESIDASDSSTDHIKMFTLFQNTIEKIGPSKVVQVVTDNASENVKAGGMVEGAYKNVYWTPCAAHCINLIFGDIFKEKPFSTVFGQGVRVHSYISQRPLLLNMMRRFTGQKNLVKPGKTRFATAFLTLHSIHLQKSNLRKLFTSEEWSKSKFAKESAGKDVARIILSYSFWNNVLHALKIGGPLVKVLRLVDGEQKPPMGYLYEAMDRAKEAIQASFTDEQKYAKVFQIIDARWSEQLHRPLHAAGLILNPSLFYDQHENNSLAREVWTGFHEVVIKLTPDEDMQEKIVDQLAIYKAAEGLFKLRLAIKQRKTKSPVEWWDQYGVETPNLQTFAIRVLSLTCSSSGCERNWSVFEHIHTKKRNRLTLKRLHNLVFIKYNRALRRRYNHRNLIDPILLDNIDEANEWLTGVPENCEDEEVFEGDSNFTWGDVAVASGVGENPYGLRGNTSSSSSIRKGKSVATTSRSLSLIDEDESDHEEEEEGEEEDDEQYEDNRGIQDFDNLEEEQEE, encoded by the exons atgtcTCAAAGATCGAAAGATAAAGACCCGGCTTGGCGATATGGCGATAGAGTTAATGAGAAGAATACAAATATTGTATGCAAGTTTTGTAACAAGATTACAACGGGTGGAATTTATCGCTTTAAATTCCATCTTATTGGTGGCGATAGAAACGTCACAAGTTGTCCGAAATGTCCACCGGAGGTGAGGGATGAAATAAAGAATTTTGTTGAGAAGAAGAAGGAGCAAAAAAATCAAATGAGTCATCAACCATTGGTGACCAATcttgatgatgatggtgatgatgataTTGAAGAATTGTCACTTCCAACAAAACGGGGAAGAGATGCAATCTCTTCAAGCCATGGATCGACGGGTACGAGTAGGACTAAAGGTCCTATAGATTGCTATTTCCCAAAGAAGCCGGAAGGAAAGAGCGGTGGAAAAGATGTACAAAAAATTGCTAAGGACATTTTGAGGGATCGTGCAGTTAGAGCTTTTGCACGATGGGTCTATGATGCTGGGCTCCCCTTCAATTGTGTCAACTATACTGACACTTTTGGAGACTTTATTGAGGCCGTTGGTCAATACGGACCTGGAATGAAGCCTCCCACTTATCATGAAATCAGAGGTCCTTATCTAAATAAGGAAGTGGAGGAGACTAATAAAATTGTGGAGGAACATAAAGTTGCGTGGAACAAGTATGGCTGCTCCATTATGATGGATAAGTGGACGGCAAGAACTGGGAAAATGATTATTAACGTGTTGGTGAATTCTCCCAAGGGAAGTTTGTTTCTTGAGTCCATTGATGCTAGCGACTCATCCACTGACCACATCAAAATGTTCACCTTATTTCAGAACACCATTGAAAAGATTGGCCCAAGCAAAGTTGTTCAAGTGGTCACTGATAATGCGAGTGAAAATGTGAAAGCGGGTGGCATGGTGGAAGGAGCGTACAAGAATGTCTATTGGACTCCATGTGCGGCTCATTGTATCAACTTAATCTTCGGGgacattttcaaggaaaaaccctTCTCTACAGTTTTTGGCCAGGGCGTTAGGGTACATTCTTATATTTCTCAGCGGCCCTTGTTATTGAATATGATGAGAAGATTCACCGGACAAAAAAATTTGGTGAAACCGGGCAAGACAAGGTTCGCCACTGCtttcttgactttacatagtatCCACTTGCAAAAATCCAATTTGAGAAAGTTGTTCACTTCAGAGGAATGGAGCAAGAGTAAATTTGCAAAGGAAAGTGCAGGGAAAGATGTTGCACGCATtattctttcttattctttttggAATAATGTCCTTCATGCTCTTAAAATTGGTGGCCCTTTGGTTAAAGTACTCCGTTTGGTGGATGGGGAGCAAAAACCACCAATGGGCTACCTCTATGAAGCTATGGATAGGGCCAAGGAGGCTATTCAAGCATCATTCACTGATGAGCAGAAATATGCAAAGGTCTTTCAGATCATTGATGCAAGATGGAGTGAGCAACTTCATAGACCTTTGCATGCAGCTGGACTTATTCTGAACCCGTCACTCTTTTATGATCAGCATGAGAATAATTCATTGGCTAGAGAAGTGTGGACAGGATTCCATGAGGTTGTTATCAAGTTGACCCCAGATGAAGACATGCAAGAAAAGATAGTAGATCAGCTTGCTATTTACAAGGCAGCTGAGGGACTTTTTAAGCTCCGACTTGCTATTAAACAAAGAAAGACGAAATCGCCAG TTGAGTGGTGGGACCAATATGGTGTAGAGACTCCGAATTTACAGACTTTCGCCATCAGAGTTCTAAGTTTAACTTGTAGCTCATCCGGATGTGAAAGGAACTGGAGCGTTTTTGAACAC ATTCATACAAAGAAGAGGAATCGACTAACCTTGAAGCGCCTCCATAATCTAGTGTTCATAAAATACAATAGAGCATTGAGGCGTCGCTACAACCACCGCAATCTAATTGATCCAATTCTTTTGGACAATATTGATGAGGCTAATGAGTGGCTAACCGGAGTCCCCGAAAATTGTGAAGATGAAGAAGTATTTGAAGGCGATTCTAATTTCACTTGGGGTGATGTTGCGGTTGCTAGTGGAGTTGGGGAGAATCCTTATGGTTTAAGGGGGAATACTTCAAGTTCAAGCTCGATTAGGAAGGGAAAAAGTGTGGCTACCACAAGTCGATCCCTATCCCTAATTGATGAAGATGAAAGTGATCATGAAGAGGAAGAGGAGGGGGAGGAGGAAGATGACGAGCAATATGAAGATAATAGAGGAATTCAAGATTTTGAcaatcttgaagaagaacaagaagagtaG
- the LOC104093959 gene encoding uncharacterized protein isoform X2: MLPILLFFLGHCATSIFSLMLHMDFKMSQRSKDKDPAWRYGDRVNEKNTNIVCKFCNKITTGGIYRFKFHLIGGDRNVTSCPKCPPEVRDEIKNFVEKKKEQKNQMSHQPLVTNLDDDGDDDIEELSLPTKRGRDAISSSHGSTGTSRTKGPIDCYFPKKPEGKSGGKDVQKIAKDILRDRAVRAFARWVYDAGLPFNCVNYTDTFGDFIEAVGQYGPGMKPPTYHEIRGPYLNKEVEETNKIVEEHKVAWNKYGCSIMMDKWTARTGKMIINVLVNSPKGSLFLESIDASDSSTDHIKMFTLFQNTIEKIGPSKVVQVVTDNASENVKAGGMVEGAYKNVYWTPCAAHCINLIFGDIFKEKPFSTVFGQGVRVHSYISQRPLLLNMMRRFTGQKNLVKPGKTRFATAFLTLHSIHLQKSNLRKLFTSEEWSKSKFAKESAGKDVARIILSYSFWNNVLHALKIGGPLVKVLRLVDGEQKPPMGYLYEAMDRAKEAIQASFTDEQKYAKVFQIIDARWSEQLHRPLHAAGLILNPSLFYDQHENNSLAREVWTGFHEVVIKLTPDEDMQEKIVDQLAIYKAAEGLFKLRLAIKQRKTKSPVEWWDQYGVETPNLQTFAIRVLSLTCSSSGCERNWSVFEHIHTKKRNRLTLKRLHNLVFIKYNRALRRRYNHRNLIDPILLDNIDEANEWLTGVPENCEDEEVFEGDSNFTWGDVAVASGVGENPYGLRGNTSSSSSIRKGKSVATTSRSLSLIDEDESDHEEEEEGEEEDDEQYEDNRGIQDFDNLEEEQEE; the protein is encoded by the exons ATGCTGCCTATATTACTTTTCTTTCTTGGACACTGTGCTACTTCAATCTTTAGTCTCATGTTGCATAT ggatttcaaaatgtcTCAAAGATCGAAAGATAAAGACCCGGCTTGGCGATATGGCGATAGAGTTAATGAGAAGAATACAAATATTGTATGCAAGTTTTGTAACAAGATTACAACGGGTGGAATTTATCGCTTTAAATTCCATCTTATTGGTGGCGATAGAAACGTCACAAGTTGTCCGAAATGTCCACCGGAGGTGAGGGATGAAATAAAGAATTTTGTTGAGAAGAAGAAGGAGCAAAAAAATCAAATGAGTCATCAACCATTGGTGACCAATcttgatgatgatggtgatgatgataTTGAAGAATTGTCACTTCCAACAAAACGGGGAAGAGATGCAATCTCTTCAAGCCATGGATCGACGGGTACGAGTAGGACTAAAGGTCCTATAGATTGCTATTTCCCAAAGAAGCCGGAAGGAAAGAGCGGTGGAAAAGATGTACAAAAAATTGCTAAGGACATTTTGAGGGATCGTGCAGTTAGAGCTTTTGCACGATGGGTCTATGATGCTGGGCTCCCCTTCAATTGTGTCAACTATACTGACACTTTTGGAGACTTTATTGAGGCCGTTGGTCAATACGGACCTGGAATGAAGCCTCCCACTTATCATGAAATCAGAGGTCCTTATCTAAATAAGGAAGTGGAGGAGACTAATAAAATTGTGGAGGAACATAAAGTTGCGTGGAACAAGTATGGCTGCTCCATTATGATGGATAAGTGGACGGCAAGAACTGGGAAAATGATTATTAACGTGTTGGTGAATTCTCCCAAGGGAAGTTTGTTTCTTGAGTCCATTGATGCTAGCGACTCATCCACTGACCACATCAAAATGTTCACCTTATTTCAGAACACCATTGAAAAGATTGGCCCAAGCAAAGTTGTTCAAGTGGTCACTGATAATGCGAGTGAAAATGTGAAAGCGGGTGGCATGGTGGAAGGAGCGTACAAGAATGTCTATTGGACTCCATGTGCGGCTCATTGTATCAACTTAATCTTCGGGgacattttcaaggaaaaaccctTCTCTACAGTTTTTGGCCAGGGCGTTAGGGTACATTCTTATATTTCTCAGCGGCCCTTGTTATTGAATATGATGAGAAGATTCACCGGACAAAAAAATTTGGTGAAACCGGGCAAGACAAGGTTCGCCACTGCtttcttgactttacatagtatCCACTTGCAAAAATCCAATTTGAGAAAGTTGTTCACTTCAGAGGAATGGAGCAAGAGTAAATTTGCAAAGGAAAGTGCAGGGAAAGATGTTGCACGCATtattctttcttattctttttggAATAATGTCCTTCATGCTCTTAAAATTGGTGGCCCTTTGGTTAAAGTACTCCGTTTGGTGGATGGGGAGCAAAAACCACCAATGGGCTACCTCTATGAAGCTATGGATAGGGCCAAGGAGGCTATTCAAGCATCATTCACTGATGAGCAGAAATATGCAAAGGTCTTTCAGATCATTGATGCAAGATGGAGTGAGCAACTTCATAGACCTTTGCATGCAGCTGGACTTATTCTGAACCCGTCACTCTTTTATGATCAGCATGAGAATAATTCATTGGCTAGAGAAGTGTGGACAGGATTCCATGAGGTTGTTATCAAGTTGACCCCAGATGAAGACATGCAAGAAAAGATAGTAGATCAGCTTGCTATTTACAAGGCAGCTGAGGGACTTTTTAAGCTCCGACTTGCTATTAAACAAAGAAAGACGAAATCGCCAG TTGAGTGGTGGGACCAATATGGTGTAGAGACTCCGAATTTACAGACTTTCGCCATCAGAGTTCTAAGTTTAACTTGTAGCTCATCCGGATGTGAAAGGAACTGGAGCGTTTTTGAACAC ATTCATACAAAGAAGAGGAATCGACTAACCTTGAAGCGCCTCCATAATCTAGTGTTCATAAAATACAATAGAGCATTGAGGCGTCGCTACAACCACCGCAATCTAATTGATCCAATTCTTTTGGACAATATTGATGAGGCTAATGAGTGGCTAACCGGAGTCCCCGAAAATTGTGAAGATGAAGAAGTATTTGAAGGCGATTCTAATTTCACTTGGGGTGATGTTGCGGTTGCTAGTGGAGTTGGGGAGAATCCTTATGGTTTAAGGGGGAATACTTCAAGTTCAAGCTCGATTAGGAAGGGAAAAAGTGTGGCTACCACAAGTCGATCCCTATCCCTAATTGATGAAGATGAAAGTGATCATGAAGAGGAAGAGGAGGGGGAGGAGGAAGATGACGAGCAATATGAAGATAATAGAGGAATTCAAGATTTTGAcaatcttgaagaagaacaagaagagtaG